Part of the Coregonus clupeaformis isolate EN_2021a unplaced genomic scaffold, ASM2061545v1 scaf3182, whole genome shotgun sequence genome, cccctcagTTCTCAGCCTTCTGTTCCACTGTATCTACTGGGGGCTGTATGCCAGAGATGGAGTGGGCAACGGCAGTCTCAAGATAATGGGTGAGCCTGATCATCACAAACTCCTTGATAAAGGATGTAATGCAGAAACACCCTGATAAAGGCTGTAATGCAGAAACACCCTGATAAAGGCTGTAATGCAGAAACACCCTGATAAAGGATGTATTGCAGAAACACCCTGATAAAGGATGTATTGCAGAAACACCCTGATAAAGGCTGTAATGCAGAAACACCCTGATAAAGGATGTAATGCAGAAACACCCTGATAAAGGCTGTAATGCAGAAACACCCTGATAAAGGATGTAATGCAGAAACACCCTGATAAAGGATGTAATGCAGAAACACCCTGATAAAGGATGTAATGCAGAAACACCCTGATAAAGGCTGTAATGCAGAAACACCCTGATAAAGGATGTATTGCAGAAACACCCTGATAAAGGCTGTAATGCAGAAACACCCTGATAAAGGATGTATTGCAGAAACACCCTGATAAAGGCTGTAATGCAGAAACACCCTGATAAAGGATGTAATGCAGAAACACCCTGATAAAGGCTGTAATGCAGAAACACCCTGATAAAGGATGTAATGCAGAAACACCCTGATAAAGGATGTAATGCAGAAACACCCTGATAAAGGCTGTAATGCAGAAACACCCTGATAAAGGCTGTAATGCAGAAACACCCTGATAAAGGATGTAATGCAGAAACACCCTGATAAAGGCTGTAATGCAGAAACACCCTGATAAAGGATGTAATGCAAAAGCACCCTGAGAAAGGCTGTAATGCAGAAACTTTCCCACACAACCCATGCAGTGCAAGAGAGTGCACACGAGAGGATGAGTGTATCCTTATTTgggtgtgtgtgcaagtgtgtgtgagcgtgtactGGAGTGAATGAGTGACCTGATTTCAGGTTCGGGTATGATGTTACATATTCAGATACTATAACCCTACTTACAGTaacctctctttcactctctgtggGGTTCTCAttttcttctctctcgctctctctctcgctctctctctcttcagggaAATTACTGTTCTCTGTCAGTTTCCTGGTGTTCCTGCTGATGCTGATCCTGCTGGGGAAAGGCTTCACTGTCACCAggtagggagtgtgtgtgtgtgtgtgtgtgtatcttgcgGTGTGTGTCTCACACTTTGTCTGGTCTCATGCAGTCGCACCTATGGTCTCAGGGTCAGAGCCCCTGGGGGACATGTCAGTCTAACTGCTTGTCTGGCTGACAGGTTCACTACTTCATTACAGTGTGTCTCTGGATTAAATCCTCCAgccactctctctgtcttactcctTCTAACTCGTACCAGTAGCTCAGTCTCTCTATGTCTTACTCCTTCTAACTCGTACCAGTAGCTCAGTCTCTCTATGTCTGACTccttgttatgatgagtttctctggtatcaaggAATTCAatatgcaagaagatatttaacacttagatggagagttgatacaaAGTATTTAAAATACGGTACCGGATTCAACAAAACAAACTGCACGTGAGTGGCCCCTTGCTATTTGAATGAATACAtagaaaatctctcagtttatatactgttttgcaagctaattccatccaacagttgccaatcATTATTGGGTGTCACTCCCAACTACAATAGTATCATCTTGCAATCCAGTCAGCTTGCACCCCAGTAAGGACATTCCATCACATACTCATTCTAAGATTAACACAAGTGGGCCCCCTAGACCTCCTTGGTACaaataccttctggcacccaccagtgacataaataaatggaatgtcctcatcctcaaaATCCTATGTAACACGTAATATCAAACACATTAACAAATCCTATATAAAACACATCATATCACTCCTTCAAACACATACCAGTAGCTCAGTCTCTCTATGTCTTACTCCTTCTAACTCGTACCAGtagctcagtctctctctctgtcttacccaTCTAACTCGTACCAGtagctcagtctctctctgtcttactcctTCTAACTCCTACCAGtagctcagtctctctctgtcttactcctTCTAACTCGTACCAGTAGCTCAGTCTCTCTCCGTCTTACCCTTCTAACTCGTACCAGtagctcagtctctctctgtcttacgcCTTCTAACTCGTACCAGtagctcagtctctctctgtcttactcctTCTAACTCGTACCAGTAGCTCAGTCTCTCTCCGTCTTACCCTTCTAACTCGTACCAGTagctcagtctctctctgctctcactcTAATTtccctgtttctctttctctttccgctctctctctcatttgttcgtctctctccccgctctgctcctctctcatcgcccttctgtctttctctctgtctctctcgctctccttccgcTCTCTCTtagtctccctttctctctcactatctcataCAGAATAGTAGCTGTGACTTTAATAGAGCAGACTTTGTCATAATCGCCACATCTCTGAAATGTGGTGATGAATAGCTATTTAGATAAGCTGTCTGTCTACACTGCATCATAAAGAGGGAATATGTGgccaaccctgtgtgtgtgtgtgtgcgtgtgtgtgtgagtgtgtgtgtgtgcgtgtgtgggtgtgcgcGTGTGTGGGTGTGCGCGGGTGTGTtatatgtgagtgagtgtgtgagtgagtgagaagtGTGTGATGTTCTGATGTGAGTGTGGTGCCTACGTGCGTGAAATACAGGTTAAAATGTAGATACAGTGAATGACTAACCCCCCCTGTGTGTATCCGTCTCTGTCAGGGCGAGGATCAGCCACAGTGGATCTGTCAAGCTGTCCATCTACATGACAGTCTACACCGTCACCTATATCATCCTCTTCATATACGAGGCAGAGGTACTGCAGTCTACACTACAGAACTGCTGCTGCTACACTCATACTGTTCATGCTATACGTGAAGGACCAGTGTATGACGGTCTAAGTTTCAACCAGGGATTCATGTGtcccacaagactgtgttagcctacTGAGTTgaagcctaggcattagctctAGGAGCTAGTCTTCAGGTCTCGGGCACGGTCACTCATCAGCCAAGCATGGTTCACAGAATCACCTCCGTTACAAGTGCAAAATGTGCTGTACTATAATTTAGGACGGGTCCCTCTTGGAAATGAGGTTCACTTGTCATGGGACCTCCTGGTAAGATAAAGGTGAAATGAACATATGAAAATAAAAGGGGCCTACTCAAGATGTACTGTAGTATAGAGGGACAGGAGTTTCTTCCCCAGCCTGTCGGTGCCTAGCACTTGGCCTGTACATACATAATGCAGGGACGACAGGGGTAACCCTGTATGACCAATGATATCCAGTCTCTGGCCTGTGAAACTGAATACATAGCACGCAATCAAAGGCACTGTCAATGACCCAGTTGTAGAGAAGAgtcaatgacacacagacacacacacacacacacacacacttgtacacatacgcacacactttTAGACACACTCACCAATAAAAACTAGTAGATTTCACATCCCACATGTCAGCAGACCACATGCTGTTACAACACACGCTGGAGAACGTATTGTAATACACCTCTTTGTTTGAGGGCAAAGTTAGTAGGTTGATTAGTAGGGTGGGGTCCATTAGTGTGGTTGTAGGAcgttctgagtgtgtgtgtgtgtgtgtctcagttctTTGACCCAGGTGAGGTGCTGTATGCGTATGACAGCCCGGCGGGCTACGGTCTGATGGGTCTCCAGCTGCTGGCCTACGTGTGGTTCTGCTACGCCGTCCTGATCTCCCTCAAACACTACCCTGAGAAACAACCCTTCTACATTCCCTTCTTCACGGCGTACACACTCTGGTGAGAGGACAGAGCCCTACAACCCTTCACTCTCTGCATGCTGTTTGTCTCTGTCAAGTTAATCAACTTCATTCCCTACAAAGCATTAcaacctctcaccctctcttatTTCCCTTCAAAGCCCAGTGAAGCCCAATAAACTCCCTGTCTCCCTTATTTTTCCACTTCTTGCTTGCTCATATTAAATCTGTCCTCCTCACCCTCCGCCTCTCCCtccgcctctccctctccctcctcctcctctccctctcgttTCCTTTTGTCACTACTCCACCATATTCCTTTTTTACATATCTCAATCTCCCccttcattatctctctctctcctctctctcttaatctctctctcctttctctctcattaactctctctctcctctctctctctcattaactctctctcctctctctctcattaactctctctcctctctgtccctctggcaGGTTTTTCGCGGTGCCCGTCATGGCTCTGATAGCTAACTTTGGCATCCCTCGCTGGGCACGGGAGAAGATCGTCAACGGCATCCAACTGGGCATCCACCTCTATGCTCACATCGTATTCCTCGTTAGTACCCTTCATctctctacacactcacacacaggcacGGATGTGcgcacagatacacacactgcctcactgttgatgttaatgAGTTATATCTCTAAGACCTCATCGCCCGCCTCGTTAGTAACCCTCTGCCctccgcacgcacgcacacacatacaaaccCTTCTCACCTCTCTTTTAATATCTATGAGTCATATCTGTCTGTCCTCATCGGCCTCTGCGTCAGTATATCCCAAACCCAGACTTCTATACCAGACTGAGCCTCTCTGTCCCAGACTTCTATACCAGACTGAGCCTCTCTGTCCCAGACTTCTATACCAGACTGAGCCTCTCTTTCACATATTTCTATACCAGACTGAGGCTCTCTGTCCGCGACTTCTATACCAGACTGAGCCTCTCTGTCCCAGACTTCTATACCAGACTGAGCCTCTCTGTCCCAGACTTCTATACCAGACTGAGCCTCTCTGTCCCAGACTTCTATACCAGACTGAGCCTCTCTGTCCCAGACTTCTATACCAGACTGAGCCTCTCTGTCATTTGTcagtgacacaacacacacatactgttctGTTATTATATGTGCAGGAATGTGTATCAGTGTATGGAGAATGCAGGTTAATATTTGTACAGGCAACAGGCAATATCCTGAATATGATACATTCCTCCCatccatcccctctccctcccaccctgcctCGCCACAGGCTATCACACGGCCCTCTGCGGCCAATAAGAACTTCCCGTACCACGTGCGGACCTCTCAGATCGGGATCCTGCTGTCCAGTCCAAAGGCGGGTGTGGCGAGTGAGAGTTTCCCCCACCATGCCTACGGGAACAGCTCCTTCCTGGGCGACTCCCAGCCCAACTTCACAGAACTCTTCTCCATCCAGTCGGTGAGTGGATGTATGGTCTGAGGAGGATCTAGTAACTGATACTAAGGTCTGATATAGTGCCTGGAACCTGTAACACTCCAGAGGTGTTAGAGCACATAGGGAGTTGTCAGAGAAGGATGTGGTAACTGATAGTGTGACAAATACAACCCAGCGTGACCTTTAACCTTTCAACctatacctccctctctctcagggccCGGTGAAGACGGTGGAGGAGACGGTGGCCCGGAAGGGACAGGAAGTGCAGAGGAACAGTGAGCATAAGATCATCACCACCACGGCCGACCTGTCGTCACCCACCTTCCCCCCACTCCCTCCCCCCATGCCCCCGCGCCTCAACGCCCactcccccactccccctccaCGACTCCCCTCCCACTTCACTGAGTACTTCAGCATGCAGGGGGGAGGGGGCGTGGGCACCAAGgcatgagacagacagagagaaagagggacagaaagagagagaaagagggacacagagaaggagagagatcgAAAGGGAGGTGGAGGAAGATCAGGTAGCACAGAAAACAGGTCAAGCTATGGATAGCCACGAGGGAAGGATAtaaggaggaagagaaggggaaGTCATCAAAAGCAGGCATGTGGAATAGAAGCCCTAAATGTCCCATTTTCACCTCTGAATGGAGAGAATGGGAAAAGAGCGGAATAAAGGAGAGGAAATGGCTGTGAGTTCAAAAGTGCTGAGGTTGTAAAAGAAAAAAGAAGCAATAAATATTTTAACATGACCAGGGAGAGAGGCACcgagagggaagagatgacagAGTGGATGTAGACTGAGCAATAGAGTGATAGGAGTGCACAGTGGAGACTGAACAAAACTCTTATGAACACTTTTATTCAAGAATTTATAAGGCATCAATGGAGGGGCTGAGGGAAAGTGTAAATAGCTGAAGAGAATGAGTTACCATTACTTTAAAATAGTTGCAGAGTTTATATTACAAAAGGGATGTTTTTTTCCACATTGTCGAATTCCAAGTGGTGCTGTGACCATTGCAATTCTCATGCCATTACATTGTACCAGAGTAAAATGTTCACTCCCTTCCTGaaacaatacatttgtttttttctATGTTTGACAGATTTTGTTAACACAAAATATTTAATTTCTCCATATAGGATATGTTGGGATGATTTATATTCTTATATATGTTGATTGCTCCAGGCTATAGGATTTGATATACTGGTGTTTAAGTGTACAATGTTCAGTTTACTGTGGACCCCTGAGGTACTGGTAAAACAAGTGTGTACTGTATCTACCGTACTCCCTGTCTCTAAACTGATATTCTCCATGTGCTCATACAGTGCGTGTGCCTGTTGTACCAAACAACTATACAATAACATTAGTAACTATACAATAACTGTGTATATTTCATACCATATAGGCTACTGAGGAGGTGTTAATGTCAATTCTTAGGGATTTATATTGGAACCTTATGTTACCTTATGTCATACTGTCCACAGATAACTGTTTTAACTCTGAATACTACTGTTCAGTTTTCACTGGAGTGCAAGATATTAGCTTTCTCTGAATGTAATTCCTTGATGTATGTAGACCTTGGTGAATGTATTAATGCAATAGAGCACAAGGAAAGGGGTGGTTTTAAAGTTACATTTTTTGTAACATAAAAATCATACTTATAGATTGTTTTATTTTCAATTTCAGCCTCCATCCTTGACACATGATTTAAGGAGGGAAGGTTGTCCAGCGAGGATATGACTTCAtgatcaccccccccccccctcacctGACTAgtatgtaatgatgtcatgtcaaaCCTGTACATGTATGGCCGTTTCCCTCAGTGAAGTTCTACAGTACATCTGCTCTGATACTGTGTGAGGGGCTTGCTCATTGTTGTTTATCGATAAGTAGGATCAGTAGTTCTTTCTGACCATGAAAACTCCTTGGCCCATACACAACTGAAGCAAACCCTTTAGAGTAACTGTGAAAGTAATAGCACCAACGTCCTGTTTGTCCTGCATGGAGCACTTTAATGTCCCCCTTCTCTTAGATTTTCTGTTCTGCCATTTATTTCAAAGTGACTTTGAAGAGCGCTTTATAACTGAATTATACGTATCCACACCACTATCCAATGATATTCTGGTATCAAATATACAAACGTTACCTGTAGATATGTTCATATTAATTTAATCAAGTGTCATTATCAGACATTTTAAAAATGGTGTCTGAATAACTTTAAGTTGATTAAGTAGCCTATTCATAAGACTGTGTCAAGGACAATTTTACCACCGGTTTCTTCTAAGAAATGGAAGCAGTCAACAATTATTTACTTTTTCTTGTATAACTTGTTAATATCTGAGTATGAAACATGCATCAGtctaatttaaaaaaaatccaaTCTGTAAAAAAAGAGGGGAAGGGGGGAATGGTGGTTAATTGACTGTTTCTAATGGTTTTATCAATAGACCTTTATTGTCTTTCTGTAGTAGATGTCTGGAGTAGGCTTGGGTTGGTCAGACTGGTACAGCACATGTTATGTACATAAGAACATAGTCAAAGGTATAATTTAGTCTGTAAAAAAGAATGCTACTTGAATTAGATTGTTCTGGTGATCTAAAGATTGTGTCTCTGTAGGCGTATAAATTCGGCTCTATTGCCATTACAATCCACTGTTGTCCATGGTTACAGATGCCATTACTTGACTGAACAGATTGATATTGACTGACAGGTTCCATTCATCCTGTAGAAAAAGCTGCATGATCAACTTATCTATGGTATTTGTCtattacacacagacacaagtgGAAGAGCAAAGGCAGATGAGTGTGAGGGTTTTATATGCATGACAGATAACAGCACAGCTTCCTGGGTATTTAGAGAGGTCTGGTTAAGAGCACATTACTGAAGCACTGTTCGAAATGAATGCATTTTAATGGTGTCAAATGAGGATATTCTGAATACGCTGTACATACACTTTTTGCCAAATTAAAATGGTTGGTTTTAGTAGAGGCCTTGTCTGTTTCTTTCATACCTTGGCAACAGTGTGAATGTGTATGAGTTGTTTTTATGTTGTTGTAGAAGGGCAAGGGCATTTGTCCAAAACATAAACTCCACCTTGTTACAGTACAATTATTATTCTGGAACCAATCTCACAATTGGAGTGCTTACAGGCAAGTGGCAAAGGAGAGCGGAGAGCAGGTCCAATTGAATATAATTGCAATAGGTTTGGGGAAATTTAGGCAAGTaattaccagtatgtaaaaaccaAGCTCTACAGCTGCTCTTAATAACAAAACAGTTCGAATCTAAACAAATAGAACGAATGGGGAAGCTCATGAGGAGTGTGTGATTATGCCTGGCTGGCTCAACTAACAGGAGACTGAAGGTGGTTGCTTTCATAAAATATCCTGCCTCTATTTGCCACTGATGTTTATTCTGAATCAGTAGAGGGATTAATAACAGGACATCAAACCTTGATAATAATTAAAAGTTTGGGGGACATGTTTCTGAACCAGTAGAGGGAATAACAGCACATCAAACCTGTTTCTGATGTAAGCACATCTGTTAAATTCACAGTAGTGTCATGAACATAACTTTTCATTTGACTAACAGTCAAAATAACAGAACGCTTAACATTGTCAaacaatcacatttattttgacACACAACATCCTCTTTTATGTTCAGTGGGGTCCATAGAAAGTCATAAATACTGTAGTCAGTC contains:
- the tmem145 gene encoding transmembrane protein 145 isoform X2, translating into MEICERLLCLAVVSSVLCVGSVLGKYVRGIVNTKEDWLFLTRFCFLTDFGRLDFRFRYQKSRCCQNILLYFDDSSQWPAVYKKPDKDCYQKEEVLRPENNQVINLTTRYTWSGCVVEGEGDEEVLSCVGGRSFRSVRERWWYIALSKCGGEGLQLEYEMKLTNGQSFWTQHFSADEFGILETDITFLVIFSLVFILSCYFAYNLKGRQLLHTTYKMFMTAAGVEVLSLLFHCIYWGLYARDGVGNGSLKIMGKLLFSVSFLVFLLMLILLGKGFTVTRARISHSGSVKLSIYMTVYTVTYIILFIYEAEFFDPGEVLYAYDSPAGYGLMGLQLLAYVWFCYAVLISLKHYPEKQPFYIPFFTAYTLWFFAVPVMALIANFGIPRWAREKIVNGIQLGIHLYAHIVFLAITRPSAANKNFPYHVRTSQIGILLSSPKAGVASESFPHHAYGNSSFLGDSQPNFTELFSIQSGPVKTVEETVARKGQEVQRNTSILDT
- the tmem145 gene encoding transmembrane protein 145 isoform X1, producing the protein MEICERLLCLAVVSSVLCVGSVLGKYVRGIVNTKEDWLFLTRFCFLTDFGRLDFRFRYQKSRCCQNILLYFDDSSQWPAVYKKPDKDCYQKEEVLRPENNQVINLTTRYTWSGCVVEGEGDEEVLSCVGGRSFRSVRERWWYIALSKCGGEGLQLEYEMKLTNGQSFWTQHFSADEFGILETDITFLVIFSLVFILSCYFAYNLKGRQLLHTTYKMFMTAAGVEVLSLLFHCIYWGLYARDGVGNGSLKIMGKLLFSVSFLVFLLMLILLGKGFTVTRARISHSGSVKLSIYMTVYTVTYIILFIYEAEFFDPGEVLYAYDSPAGYGLMGLQLLAYVWFCYAVLISLKHYPEKQPFYIPFFTAYTLWFFAVPVMALIANFGIPRWAREKIVNGIQLGIHLYAHIVFLAITRPSAANKNFPYHVRTSQIGILLSSPKAGVASESFPHHAYGNSSFLGDSQPNFTELFSIQSGPVKTVEETVARKGQEVQRNSEHKIITTTADLSSPTFPPLPPPMPPRLNAHSPTPPPRLPSHFTEYFSMQGGGGVGTKA